CGGATCTTCTTGAGATAACTATTTACTGTTACCCGGCTTACTCCACTTATGTTGGCGATCTGAGTGGCGGTAAGGTCCTCGGCAAATAAACGCAGTATCTCCTTAAATTTACGCTCAGAAAGGTGAGCGCCCTTTAAGTATTTGTTTTTCATGAACTAAAAGAGGTTAGAATGGCATTATAAACCTCTTACTTTTTACCGGGTATGTAACGCCCTTTTATACAAGCGGCGAATAAGGGGGGATGAATGCAGCCCACTAGATTATTTGGATATAACAAAAACGCTCAATACTGATAATCATGTATTGAGCGTTTCCAACATATGTTCAAACTATGCTTGTCTAGTCTTCTTTTTCCCTTTCTCTCAGCCCAAGCTCTGACATATCCATGTCTGCCTCTTCATCAAGCGTATTCCACAATTCCTTCTTCTTCGCCTTCTTCAGCAACGCCTTTTCCATCCACAACAGCAACGCCGGCAAAATAGTCAGGTTCGTTACCATCGCCATTAATAATGTCAGTGATGTTAGCCAGCCCAATGCCTTCGTTCCTCCAAACTCAGAGAAACTGAAGATCATGAAACCTGCCAGCAGGATCAGGGAAGTATAAATGATACTCAGCCCTGTCTCGTGAATAGTCTGTTTCACCGTGGCCGAAATGTCCAGGTTATGATGTGGCAACTCCTGCTTGAAGTTAACCAGGAAACGAATCGTCACATCAATAGCTATACCCAGCGCCACGCTGAACACCAGCACCGTCGATGGCTTCAATGGTATATCCAGCCAGCCCATTACACCTGCGGTAACTGCCAGCGGGATAATATTCGGGATCAGTGATATCAGCAGCATTCTCCAGGACCGGAACAGGTACAGCATACAGAAAATGATCAGCACAAACGCCAGCAGGATACTCTCTGTCAGACCATTGATGATGAAACGACTTCCCTCCAGGAAGATCACACTTGTACCTGTGAAGCTTACCTTATATTGTGCAGTATCAAAGATCTCATCTACCTGCGGACGTAAAGAGTCCAGCAACACCGGCAGCTTCGCTGACCCTACATCAGCCATGTTCACGCTCATACGGGCTACCTGCCTTGTGCTATCCATAAATGAAGAAACCAGTTTCGTAAATGCCGACGCATTACCCGCCGCATTATTCCCCCCCTTCATACGCAGATAAGGCGCCAGGAAACCTATATCGAACTGGTTAGGTATCGCATAGTTGGAACTGTCTCCATTATAATAGGCCTGTTTTGCAAACTTGATCCCCTCAGCAACTGACAACGGCCGTGCAAAGTCCGGCTGTGCTGCGATCAGCTGAGACAGCTGGTCCAGTTTCTCCAGTGTCTTCAGGTTCACTACTCCATTCTTCTTCTTTGTATCCACCGCTATCTCCAGTGGCATTACTCCCTTAAAGTTCTGTTCGAAAAATTTCAGGTCGGTATATAACTTATCACTCTTTGGAATGTCATCCAGCATGTGCGCTTCTGACTTCAGCTTCAGCATCCCCACCACAGCACCTGCTACCAGCACCACCGTCACTCCATACACCCAGGCACGGTACTGGAATACCAGCGCTGTCAATCCGTCCAGCAGGGCACGGAATGTACGGTTGTTCATGTAGTTGGTATGCTTCGTCTTCGGAGCCGGCAGATAACTCAGCACTGAAGGCAGGAAGATGAAAGAGATCGCAAAGATCAGCATGATGTTCAACCCGGCCACCACACCAAATTCCTTCAGCAGGGAACTCTTGGTAAAACAGAACACTCCGAAACCAATAGCAGCCGTCAGGTTGGTGAACAGGGTCACAATACCCATACGCTGTATCATATGCACCAGCGCCCTCGTCTTGTTCCCATCCTTCGCATATTCCGTATGATACTTATTCAGAAAATATACACAGTTCGGAATACCGATCACCACGATCAATGGTGGGATCAGCCCTGTCAGTAAAGTGATCTTGTACCCCAGCAACACAATCGTCGCGACTGACCAGATCACTCCAATGGCCACAACGATCATCGACATCAGCACCGCACTGAAGGAGCGGAAGAAGATCAGCAGAATGATAGCTGTCAGCACAAAAGACAGTTTCAGGAACAGGTCCAGTTCTTTCTTTACTTTATTCGCCATCAGCGTACGGATCAGCGGCAATCCGCTCATACGTACCTCTGTATGATGTTTTTCTCCGAATGCCTCACCCAGCTTCATCACGTTCTCTACCACTTCGCTACGGCGGGGTGTCATCATCACGCCTTTCTGGATGTTGACCATCAGCAGGTAGGCATGTGTATGCGGATTATACAGTAGTCCTTTGTAGAAGGGAAGGGAATTTAATTTACCGGACAGACTGTCCAGCACCACCTGTTGCTGCAGGTCTCCCTGGAAAAGCGGTTCGGCCGACAGCTTACGGGTGCTGTCATTTTTTACCAGGTTAATAGCAAAAGGTACACTCAGTACATTCTCAACAAACTCCACCTTTTTCAGATCCTCATTCAGCTTCACATAGTCATGAAAGAAATCTTTCTGAAAGAAACTATCTGTCTGCACGCCGATCACCATCATATTACCATCCTCTCCGAATAAATTACGGAACTGGACATATTCCTTATATTTCGCATTATCCAGCGGGATAGATTTGTTGGCCTCATAGGAGAGCTCTACTTTGCTGGCGAAATAGGTCATCACTGCAGTGCCCAACAGTAATAAGACCAGGAGTGGTAAACGAAATTTTAATACGAATCCTGCTAAGCGTTGCCACATACGCGTCGTTGTAATTTTAGTAGGGCGTAAAGGTAATCAAAGTAATAACATATAACTATTTTTGATGCATGTACCGTTTTCTGACATCCCTTTATGCCATGCTTTGCCTATCCTGCGTGAACGCCCTGGAAACACATGCGCAGCAATCGTCCGCCGGCACTTATATTGGTCAG
The DNA window shown above is from Chitinophaga agri and carries:
- a CDS encoding efflux RND transporter permease subunit → MWQRLAGFVLKFRLPLLVLLLLGTAVMTYFASKVELSYEANKSIPLDNAKYKEYVQFRNLFGEDGNMMVIGVQTDSFFQKDFFHDYVKLNEDLKKVEFVENVLSVPFAINLVKNDSTRKLSAEPLFQGDLQQQVVLDSLSGKLNSLPFYKGLLYNPHTHAYLLMVNIQKGVMMTPRRSEVVENVMKLGEAFGEKHHTEVRMSGLPLIRTLMANKVKKELDLFLKLSFVLTAIILLIFFRSFSAVLMSMIVVAIGVIWSVATIVLLGYKITLLTGLIPPLIVVIGIPNCVYFLNKYHTEYAKDGNKTRALVHMIQRMGIVTLFTNLTAAIGFGVFCFTKSSLLKEFGVVAGLNIMLIFAISFIFLPSVLSYLPAPKTKHTNYMNNRTFRALLDGLTALVFQYRAWVYGVTVVLVAGAVVGMLKLKSEAHMLDDIPKSDKLYTDLKFFEQNFKGVMPLEIAVDTKKKNGVVNLKTLEKLDQLSQLIAAQPDFARPLSVAEGIKFAKQAYYNGDSSNYAIPNQFDIGFLAPYLRMKGGNNAAGNASAFTKLVSSFMDSTRQVARMSVNMADVGSAKLPVLLDSLRPQVDEIFDTAQYKVSFTGTSVIFLEGSRFIINGLTESILLAFVLIIFCMLYLFRSWRMLLISLIPNIIPLAVTAGVMGWLDIPLKPSTVLVFSVALGIAIDVTIRFLVNFKQELPHHNLDISATVKQTIHETGLSIIYTSLILLAGFMIFSFSEFGGTKALGWLTSLTLLMAMVTNLTILPALLLWMEKALLKKAKKKELWNTLDEEADMDMSELGLREREKED